The proteins below are encoded in one region of Penaeus monodon isolate SGIC_2016 chromosome 32, NSTDA_Pmon_1, whole genome shotgun sequence:
- the LOC119593484 gene encoding ferritin-like, whose product MASQVRQNYHEDCEASINKQINMELYASYVYLSMAHYFERDDVALPGFAKFFKESSDEEREHAQIFMKYQNKRGGRIVLQQIAAPSMQEWGTGLEALQAALDLEKQVNQSLLELHGTASGNNDPHLTKLLEDEYLEEQVDSIKKIGDMITKLKRAGPAGLGEYLFDKELH is encoded by the exons ATGGCCAGCCAAGTCCGCCAGAACTACCATGAGGATTGTGAAGCCTCCATTAACAAGCAGATCAACATGGAACTTTACGCCAGCTACGTTTACCTTTCGATG GCTCACTACTTCGAACGTGACGATGTAGCTCTGCCTGGTTTTGCCAAGTTCTTCAAGGAATCGAGCGATGAGGAAAGGGAACATGCCCAGATTTTCATGAAG TACCAGAACAAGCGAGGTGGCCGCATCGTTCTCCAGCAGATTGCAGCTCCTTCCATGCAAGAATGGGGCACTGGTCTGGAAGCCCTTCAGGCTGCTCTTGATCTGGAGAAGCAGGTCAATCAG TCTCTCCTGGAACTCCATGGCACTGCTAGTGGCAACAATGATCCTCATCTCACCAAGCTTCTTGAAGATGAGTATCTGGAGGAACAGGTGGATTCCATCAAGAAGATTGGTGACATGATTACCAAGCTGAAGCGTGCTGGCCCAGCTGGTCTTGGAGAGTACTTGTTTGATAAGGAACTCCACTAA